GACAGTAGTGTCCTCTGCCCAGAACGGCAAGCAGTACACCATCTCGCGCCGTCATGGCGAGCCGCCGATGGTGCGCGACATGGATGGCAATGTCTCCACCCTGCTTCCGCGCGACTTGCTGCCGGGCATCGACATTTATGGGCAGAACGAGATTTACGAGCTGGCCCAAGATGAAACCAGCCGGGTGCAGTTGCTGGATCGCTTCCTTCCTCAAGACGGACAGTACGAGTCCAAGAGCGCCGACGTGCATAGGCGCTTGAAGGACAACCAGCAGAAGCTCACGAAGTCCCTGACCGATCTCGACGAGCTGAATGCACAGGTTGAGCGCTTGCCCAAGCTGGAAGAGCAGCTTCGCGGTTTTGATGAGCTGGGGATCAAGGAGAAGCTGGCCAAGACCTCATTGCTCGCGCGCGAGCGAGAGATTGCCAAGACCGCGACCGAGGGCGTAAAGAGCTTCCGCGACGCACTTACAGACCTGCGTGACAGCTTGCCTGACCTTGACTTCATCAACGATGAGGCGCTTGAGGGCTTGCCTGACGCTGCCCAGTTGCTCGCCATGCGCACGACGCTGGATGGACTCAAGCAGGGGTTCACCGGCCATCTGACCGCGATGCAGGCCTTGCTTGATGACAAGGCGGGACAGTTCACCACCCAGCATGACGCATGGCAGCAGGCGATTCAGGCGCACGATGTCGAGTTAGAGAAGGCGCTGCGCACGTTACCCGCCACTGCTGGAAAGAGCGGGCAGGAGGTCGGTGTTGCCTATCAGAAGTTGATGGGGGAGATCGAGCGCATCAAGCCCATGAAGTCGCGGGCGACTACGCACGAGTCCCAGCGCGACACCTTGCGTCAGGAACGGCGCAACCTGTTGGCCGAGCTGTCTGATTTGCGTGCGCAACGCATACAGGCGTTGCAGAAGGCCGCGAAGAAGCTGAACAGGCGACTTGAGGGCAAGCTCAAGGTGGAGATCGTGCCGGAGGCTGACCGCACGCCCTTGATGACCTTCCTGCTGGGTTGCAAGCTGGACGGTGTTGGCGAAAAGCGGCTTGCGTTCATTGAGGAAGCTGAGACGATCAGCCCACTGTCGCTGGCCCAGTCGATTCAGAAAGGGTCTGCCGACGTGCAACTCGATTGGGGCGTCACGCAGATGGTGGCCGACGCACTCACCAAGCTCCAGTCGTCTCAGCTTATGGAGCTGGAGGCCTTGGAGCTGGAGCATCGGGCGGACATATTTTTGAATGTCGCTCACGGCCAAGCCGATCCGGTATTCCGGCCGCTCAACAAGCTCTCCACGGGTCAGCAGTGCACTGCAATCCTGCACATGCTGCTGCTTGAGAACGTTGATCCCCTTCTCATGGATCAGCCGGAGGACAACCTTGACAATGCCTTCATCGCAGATC
This genomic stretch from Comamonas fluminis harbors:
- a CDS encoding TrlF family AAA-like ATPase codes for the protein MSDQYTYARFWRCALQVNPVGYNGTYRGADHGLDEGGYNQALLQKCLELGITVVGLADHGSVASVDALRQVLQPRGIVVFPGFEIASNDKTHYVCLFSEETTGQQLERYLGNLDLLDPTDGVRPSRLSSEQLIEKVDQLGGFIYAAHCTSDSGLLKNRLNHVWKLHKLRAAQIPGPIDDLAGVESDFYRRVLLNKDDAYRRERPVAVINAKDVAKPEDLEQPGATCFIKMTRPNFAAFKVAFLDPGSRIRLNSQQAQSPIGKVVRMTVAGGYLDGVRVDFSDHLNTVIGGRGTGKSTLLECLRFALDLPPKGKQAQKLHQEIIKENLGRSAGRVELTVVSSAQNGKQYTISRRHGEPPMVRDMDGNVSTLLPRDLLPGIDIYGQNEIYELAQDETSRVQLLDRFLPQDGQYESKSADVHRRLKDNQQKLTKSLTDLDELNAQVERLPKLEEQLRGFDELGIKEKLAKTSLLAREREIAKTATEGVKSFRDALTDLRDSLPDLDFINDEALEGLPDAAQLLAMRTTLDGLKQGFTGHLTAMQALLDDKAGQFTTQHDAWQQAIQAHDVELEKALRTLPATAGKSGQEVGVAYQKLMGEIERIKPMKSRATTHESQRDTLRQERRNLLAELSDLRAQRIQALQKAAKKLNRRLEGKLKVEIVPEADRTPLMTFLLGCKLDGVGEKRLAFIEEAETISPLSLAQSIQKGSADVQLDWGVTQMVADALTKLQSSQLMELEALELEHRADIFLNVAHGQADPVFRPLNKLSTGQQCTAILHMLLLENVDPLLMDQPEDNLDNAFIADRIVAELREAKTSRQFLFATHNANIPVFGDAEWIGVFTAAENQGRLGLEAQGSIDVPVIRDQVASILEGGRDAFIQRKEKYEF